The Saccharothrix violaceirubra genome segment CATGCCTGCCTCCCTCTGCCGACCGCGGCGCAGGGTGCCCGCGGTCCGCGAGGAGGACTCGGCGGCGTGCGGCGGTGATACCGGGCCGGGTGGACTCCACTCGAACGGCGCCACTTGTGTAACGCGGACCCGCCGCACTGGATTTATAGGCGGACTATTGGGTCCGCACGCACGAAGTGACGTGCGCCATTCCACGCGGGATGGCTTCGGGTGGTGTTCGGCGAGCCGAAGGCGGGGCGGACGAGTCGGCTGGTAAGCCGGATTCTGTTCACGGGCGCCTCGCGGCGGTCCCGATCGGCGACCATCCATCTCGGCCTGCCGTCGCCGGCAGGCTCGTGCGGCCTACCCGCAGGCTCGGGCGGGCAGCCCTCGAACGCCTGCGCAGGTGCCCGGGGGCACCCTCTTGGCCTTGCTCCGGGTGGGGTTTACCTAGCCACCCCTGTCACCAGGGGTGCTGGTGGTCTCTTACACCACCGTTTCACCCTTACCCCGGCTCGAAAGCCGAGGCGGTCTGTTCTCTGTGGCACTGTCCCGAGGGTCGCCCCTGGTTGCCGTTGACAACCACCCTGCCCTGTGGAGTCCGGACTTTCCTCGGCGACGGAGGTGAATCCGTCGACGCGGTCGCCCTGCCGACTCGTCCGCGGGCGTCAGGATAGCCGGGCACGTCCCAGGACGTGGAACCAGGTGGGCGAAACCTTGTCGTGATGTGGACGCGACTGCTCTACTCGAACCATGGCAGGAATCGGGATTCTCACCCGACGGCGCTATGTCGACTTCGGTCGGACCGACGCCGCGATCTGTTCCCGCTGACCACTTTTACCTCGCACCCCGAACCTTTTTCGAGGAAGGTGTCAGTTCGTCATGTCCACCATTCTGACGATTTCCGGCAGCCCGTCACCGGTGTCGCGCACCGGGATCGTCGCCGCGCACGTCGACGACCTGTTGCGGGCCGCGGGGTACGGGGTGACCACGCTCGACGTGCGGCAGTTGCCGACGCTGTCGCTGCTCACCGAAGACCTCCAGGACCCCGAGATCGCCGACGCGGTCGCCGCCGTGCTGCGCGCGGACGGGATCGTGGTGGCCAGCCCCGTCTACCGCGCGGCCTACAGCGGCCTGGTGAAGGCCCTGCTCGACCTGCTGCCCAAGAAGGCGTTGCGGGGACGGGTGATCCTGCCCCTGGCGACCGGCGGCAGCCAGGGCTTCCTGGTGGCGATGGACTACGCGCTCAACCCGCTGCTGGCGGGCAAGGGCGCGGACAACGTGCTGCGCGGCGAGTTCGTGCTCGACCAGGACATCGTGGGCGACGTGATCGCGCCGACCGCCGCCGACTCGCTGCGCACGGCGGTCGACCGGTTCGTGACGTCCGTCGAGCTGGCCCGCGACAAGCGCCGCCGCATGCACCTGCGCCCGGCCGTCTGACCGCTCAGACCAGGTGCGACGTGTCGTTCACGGACCGGACCGACGCGAAGCCGTCCGGGTAGAACTCCACGACCGACACCGACGCCAGGTCCAGGTGCAGCCGGTAGAGCAGCGTCGGACCGACATCCAGCCCGAGGCGCAGCAGCTGCTTGATGGGGCTGACGTGGCTGACCAGCACCACGTCCCGGCCGGCCCACCGGTCGAGCACGCGGTCGAGCAGCCGGCCGACCCGCACGAGCACCTCGTCGAAACTCTCGCCGCCGGGTGCGGGCACGGACGAGTCGCCCAGCCAGCGCCGGTGCAGGTCCGGGTCACGGTCGGCGGCCTCGGCGAACGTGAGACCTTCCCACGTGCCGAAGTCGACCTCGACCAGGTCCTCGTCGACCACCACGTCCGCCGAGATCGCGCGGGCGGTGGTCAGCGCGCGGTCCAGCGGGGACGAGAGCACCACCGCGGGGAGCACGGCCGAGGTCACCCGCCGGCCGACCGCCGCCGCCTGCCGCCGGCCGACGTCGGTGAGCGCGGGGTTGCCCCGCCCGGAGTAGCGGCGTTCGACGGACAACGCGGTCTGCCCGTGGCGCACCAGGTACAGCCGGGTCGGCTCGCCGACGGCGCCCGACCACACGGCCGGTGGCGCGGTGACGTGCGCGGCGGTCCCGGTCGCCGCACCGGACGGCTCGATCCCGGCCTGCTCGTCCATCGCCCGGTTGGCCAGCTCGTCCGCGTCCCCGTTGCGGGCCCGCGGAATCCACTCGTAGGCCACGGTCGCGAACGCCCGTGCCACTTCGCGGGCCTGCGCCGCCAACGGCTTCATCGCCGGGTGCTTCACCTGCCAGCGACCGGACATCTGCTCGACCACGAGCTTGGAGTCCATCCGCACCAGGACGTCGTCCGCGCCGAGGTCGGCCGCCGCGCGCAGACCCGCGATCAGACCCTGGTACTCGGCGACGTTGTTGGTCGCCACGCCGATCCCGGCGTACCGCTCGGCGAGCACCGCACCGGACGCGGCATCCCGGACCAGCGCGCCGTAGCCCGCCGGTCCCGGGTTGCCGCGCGAGCCGCCGTCGGCCTCGACGACGACCTTCACCGGTCGCCCAGGCGCACCAGGATCGCGCCGCACTCCTCGCACCGCACGACCTCGTCGGCGGGCGCGTCCTTCAACGCGCTCAGCGCGCTGCGGTCCAGCTCGATCCGGCACGCGCCGCAACTGCGGGTCTGGAACACCGCGGCACCCACGCCCTTGTGCTCACGCACCCGGTCGTAGAGGGCCAGCAGCGGCTCGGGGAACACCCCGGCCACGATCTTGCGTTCCGCCGTGCGCTTGGCCTCGGTGGACTCCAGGTCCGCCAACGCGCTGTCCCGGCGGCGGGTCGCGTCCGACAGCGCCTCCTGCGCCTTGTCCAACTGCACGCGGGCGTGCTGCGCGTCCGCGTCGACCGCCTCGCGGCGTTCCATCAGTTCGAGCAGGTCGTCCTCGAGCGCCGAACGCCGGCGGCCGAGCGTGGCCAGCTCGTGTTCGAGGTCGGTGAGCTGCTTGGCGCCGACCGTGCCGCCCTGGAGGAGCTTGCGGTCGCGTTCCTCGCGTGCCCGGACCTGGTCGATCTCGGTCTCCTGGCGCTTGACCTCGCGGCCGAGGTCGCCCGCGGTGGTCTCGACGAGGGTCAGCGCGTCCTGCTTGGCCCGGACCAGCTTCTCCGCCTCGGCGATCTCCGCGAGTTCGGGCAGCGTGCGGCGGCGGTGCGTCACGCGCGCCAGCTCGGTGTCGACCTGCGCGAGGTCGAGCAGCTTGCGCTGCACGGCGGGATCGGCTTTCACTTCAGCGGTCCTCCAGTTCGGTTCGTCGCGCCGACGGTCCACGGGTCGGTCCGGCGTGCGGAGACGAGGACGTCGACCGTACCGCCGAGGCCGGTCGACACGATGTCGGCCGCCCGCGCGCACCACGGCCACTCCCCGGCCCAGTGCGCGACGTCGACCAGGGCCGGTCCACCCGCCGCGAGGTGCTCGGACACCGGGTGGTGGCGCAGGTCGGACGTGACGTACGCGTCCACGCCCGCACGCGTCGCCGCGCCGAGGTAACCGTCGCCCGCGCCGCCGCACACCGCCACGCGCTTCACGGGCCGCGCCGGGTCGCCGGCCGCGCGCACGCCCCACGCCGTCGCGGGCAGGGCGTCGGCGACCCGCTGGGCGAACACGGCCAGCGGCTCGGCCGAGGGCAGTTCGCCGACGCGGCCGATGCCCGTGGTGCCGGGCAGTCCGGGGATCTCGTTGAGGTCGAACGCGACCTCCTCGTACGGGTGGGCCGCGCGCAGGGCGGCCACGACGCGGGCGCGGGACCGCCGGTCGAGCACGGTCTCGATGCGGGTCTCGCGCACGTACTCCAGCTCGCCGACCGTGCCGATGGTCGGGTTCGCGCCGCCGACCGGCCGGAACTGCCCGGTGCCGTCGACGGTCCACGCGGTCTCGCGGTAGTCGCCCGCGCCGCCCGCACCCGCCGCGTGCAGGGCGGCCAGCACCTGCCGGGCGTGCTCGACCGGCACGTAGGTGGTGAGCACGTCGCGTTCGGGTTCGGGCGCGGGGGTCAGCGGGCCGGTCACGGTCAGGCCGAGGGCCGACGCGAGCGCGTCGGACACGCCGTCGTGCGCGGCGTCGGCGTTGGTGTGCGCGGTGTACAGCGCGATCCCGGACCGGATGAGCCGGTGCACGAGGGCGCCCTTGGGGTCGTCGGCGGGCACGCCCTTGACCCCGCGCAGCAGCAACGGGTGGTGCGCCACGAGCAGTTCGGCGCCCACCTCCACCGCTTCGTCCACAGTGGATTCGACCGGGTCGACGCAGAACAGCACGCGGCGCACGGGTTCCGCGCGGTCGCCGCACACCAGCCCGACCGCGTCCCAGGACTCGGCGGTGCCCGGCGGGTAGGCCGACTCCAGCACGGCGAGGACGTCGCCGATCGTGGTCACAGTTCCTCCAGCACGACTCGCAGCGCGTCGACGAACAGGGCGTTCTCGGCGGGTCCGCGCACGGCGACCCGCAGGTGATCGGCGGTCAGGCCGGGGAACGTGTCGCCACGCCGCACGGCGATCCCCTTGTCCCGCAAGGAGATCCGCACCCGTTCCCCGTGCGGCACGCGCAGCAGCACGAACGGCGCGCACGGTTCGACGACGGCGAACTCCCCCAGCGCCTCGTACGCCGCCCGCGTGTGCGCGACGGACTCGGCCGCCCACCGGACCGCCTCGGCGACGGCCGCCGGCGCGCAGCACGCCTCGACGGCCTCCAGCACGAGGGCACCGACCGGCCACTGTGGACGGTGCAGGTCGAGCCGGGCCAGCAGGTCGGTCGCGCCGAGGGCGTACCCGGCGCGCAGTCCGGCCAGCCCCCACGTCTTGGTCAGGCTGCGCAGCACCAGCAGGCCGGGCAGGTCGGCACCCGCCAGCGACTCCGGCTCGCCCGGCACCGTGTCCGCGAACGCCTCGTCGACCACCAGCACCCGTCCGGGCCTCGCCAGCGCGGCGACCACCTCGCGGGGGTGCAGCACGGACGTCGGGTTGGTCGGGTTGCCCAGCACCACGAGGTCGGCCTCGTCGGGCACCGCGTCGGGCCGCAGCCGGTAGCCGTCGGCGGCGGACAGGTGCACGCGGTGCACGGGCACGTCCGCGTCGCGCAACGCCACCTCGGGCTCGGTGAACGACGG includes the following:
- the ssuE gene encoding NADPH-dependent FMN reductase, whose amino-acid sequence is MSTILTISGSPSPVSRTGIVAAHVDDLLRAAGYGVTTLDVRQLPTLSLLTEDLQDPEIADAVAAVLRADGIVVASPVYRAAYSGLVKALLDLLPKKALRGRVILPLATGGSQGFLVAMDYALNPLLAGKGADNVLRGEFVLDQDIVGDVIAPTAADSLRTAVDRFVTSVELARDKRRRMHLRPAV
- a CDS encoding zinc ribbon domain-containing protein; this translates as MKADPAVQRKLLDLAQVDTELARVTHRRRTLPELAEIAEAEKLVRAKQDALTLVETTAGDLGREVKRQETEIDQVRAREERDRKLLQGGTVGAKQLTDLEHELATLGRRRSALEDDLLELMERREAVDADAQHARVQLDKAQEALSDATRRRDSALADLESTEAKRTAERKIVAGVFPEPLLALYDRVREHKGVGAAVFQTRSCGACRIELDRSALSALKDAPADEVVRCEECGAILVRLGDR
- a CDS encoding Nif3-like dinuclear metal center hexameric protein, yielding MTTIGDVLAVLESAYPPGTAESWDAVGLVCGDRAEPVRRVLFCVDPVESTVDEAVEVGAELLVAHHPLLLRGVKGVPADDPKGALVHRLIRSGIALYTAHTNADAAHDGVSDALASALGLTVTGPLTPAPEPERDVLTTYVPVEHARQVLAALHAAGAGGAGDYRETAWTVDGTGQFRPVGGANPTIGTVGELEYVRETRIETVLDRRSRARVVAALRAAHPYEEVAFDLNEIPGLPGTTGIGRVGELPSAEPLAVFAQRVADALPATAWGVRAAGDPARPVKRVAVCGGAGDGYLGAATRAGVDAYVTSDLRHHPVSEHLAAGGPALVDVAHWAGEWPWCARAADIVSTGLGGTVDVLVSARRTDPWTVGATNRTGGPLK
- a CDS encoding bifunctional RNase H/acid phosphatase is translated as MKVVVEADGGSRGNPGPAGYGALVRDAASGAVLAERYAGIGVATNNVAEYQGLIAGLRAAADLGADDVLVRMDSKLVVEQMSGRWQVKHPAMKPLAAQAREVARAFATVAYEWIPRARNGDADELANRAMDEQAGIEPSGAATGTAAHVTAPPAVWSGAVGEPTRLYLVRHGQTALSVERRYSGRGNPALTDVGRRQAAAVGRRVTSAVLPAVVLSSPLDRALTTARAISADVVVDEDLVEVDFGTWEGLTFAEAADRDPDLHRRWLGDSSVPAPGGESFDEVLVRVGRLLDRVLDRWAGRDVVLVSHVSPIKQLLRLGLDVGPTLLYRLHLDLASVSVVEFYPDGFASVRSVNDTSHLV
- the cobC gene encoding Rv2231c family pyridoxal phosphate-dependent protein CobC; its protein translation is MTSTDPADRALLRHHGDVDAAPGLVDFAVNVRLPRPPAWLRDRLAAALDDLGRYPTSTAAAREAVAARHGRRPDEVLVLNGAAEGFALLPVLRPRLAAVVHPSFTEPEVALRDADVPVHRVHLSAADGYRLRPDAVPDEADLVVLGNPTNPTSVLHPREVVAALARPGRVLVVDEAFADTVPGEPESLAGADLPGLLVLRSLTKTWGLAGLRAGYALGATDLLARLDLHRPQWPVGALVLEAVEACCAPAAVAEAVRWAAESVAHTRAAYEALGEFAVVEPCAPFVLLRVPHGERVRISLRDKGIAVRRGDTFPGLTADHLRVAVRGPAENALFVDALRVVLEEL